ATTCCAAAGTGGCTTGGCGATACCTTTGGTTTACAGTCGGATGTATCGCGTTCTCTTGTACTGGGTAATTTGTATGGCTTAGTCTACTTTCATCTCCAGGATGATCTAGTGGATGGGGATATAAGTCAGGAAAACCAGTTACCAGCTATACATCTCAGGACAATCCTTTATCAAAATTGGCTTACGGAATATGTTCGCCTTTTTGAGCCAAGTTCTATGTTTTGGAGCCAGTTTGCCCTGTTTATGGCACAATGGGAACGCGCAACAGCACGCAGTAACACTCAGCCCGAAATTAGTTTTCAAGCTTATGTTAATAGAAATTATCTCGAGCTAGCCGAGAGAGCAGCACCATTAAAGATCTGCTGCGTAGCCACATGTTTACTAACACAGCGAGAACATCTTATTGCGAACCTGACAAATGCTCTAGATCACTTACATGTTGCTTCAGTTCTTTTAGATCATGCTTGCGATTGGCTTGAAGACTTAGAAATGGGGCGTTACAACACTTTTATACACTATGTTTCGGAAACGCCACAGGTGTTATCTAACTACGAATTGAATCGTCGGCTAGTATATGAAGAACTGTGGATGGGTGCTGCTGCAAGCCCCTATTTTGATCTAGCTATACACCACCTTGATTGCGCGACTGAGATGATTGAGACAGTCGAATGCTTCGAACTACTAGAATATGTGCGATTATTTAAGCAGAATTTAGATGCTTACGAGGAACAGATGGTTCAGAATGCGAAAGATGCACTTCATCAGGCAACTATTCATATTTTTGGAACCTTAAGTCAGGGGTAATATTCATCTATCAGATAAGAGAAAACTATATGACAACGGACACAGAGCGAGAGCGTTTAGTTGGTAAATTACTTTTGGACTCTCAATTTCGACGGAGATTTGTGGAAAATCCAAAAGAGGCGGCAAACGACTTGGAAATTGACTTGGATGACAAGGAAATTGCCAAATTCCAGGATGTTGATCTTGAAAAAAGATTAGACATAGTAGCACAGCAGTTAGATCAAGTTATAAGCCAGCGACAAATACCTCATGTGAACTGGAGGGTCGATCTTCCAAATAGAACATCAATCGCACTCTTGAAAAAGATTTAATAAGAGTGTTGCTGAATTATGGAATGATTTAGGCAAATTTAGAAGGAATTACCAATAGTTTCAACTGCTAATTCATCCCGCATTTATGCAATACCAATAGTAGTGCGAATTACACTACGGGTTGACCAATCATAAATATTGAGAAATCGGCTTAAAGCACGCTTCTGACTTACTTCTAGAGTATTCGGGTAAAGGTTTGCCTTGTGCCTCTAAAAACAATCCCAACATGGCTTCTAGGTTCTGTTGCTGATATCTAGAGGGCATTAATGACAACAGAGTGTAAACTAAGCTTTGGGCGTGGGCAAGAATTGAAACCATTTTTCTTGCTGTTAATTATGCTTTTCACGCCCTTTTTTCTCATATTTCTGTGCTTGTTTGCAAATCCATCCACTCTTCCAAGTTAAGCGCTCGCCTACTCCTTAGTTATTTAAGTAATATCACCGCTTGTTGGGTTATATAATTCTCTTTTTATACTTAAATAACTGCTCTCTGCTGGAGTTACTTTTTTACGTTTCTATTTCTGTATTTGTGGTTTATCGCTAGAGGTGCAAGATCTGAGTTTAGCTTCAATTGGGCTTACCTTGAGATGGGTTTTTATACTATGGTCTTATTTCCCAATTAACCTGTCCAAATGATTTTGGTGAACTATTAGTGGCAATAAGTATGTTTTTGTAGCCTCTTTGAGTATGAAATAGATGATGGGGCTAAGGGAAGCAATTACGGCTCGAATGCTTGATTCAGCTGTTCTGAACGGCCAGTTTGGTGAGCTTATGACCATTTTGCGTAAGTTAGTGAGTGTGTTAGCTCGCTTCATCATTTCCTCTAATTCATTTGTACCTAATTGAGGCTTTTTTAATAATGTGGTATGCAAATCATAAAACTGCTCACTCAATTGTCTTAGAACTTTATCTTTAGCCTCTCGCATCTGTCTATGAACACCACGTAGTGGTAAAACAAGTGACAAGAAACTACTGAGAGAGAGCAAAATAACTACTAAATATGGAATAAGCCGTGTTGGGGAACCAAGCAGAATCAACAGGATGAAAATAAGTCCTGCTAATGTCATGCTATATAGTAAACTGAGTTGCCCAAACGGTAGCAAGTTTGTAGGATCGAAAACATTTACAATCAGTGGGGCTTGTGTCAACTTATCTAGTTCCTTGGCAAGTTTTATACTAGTAAACATGAAAAGGAGTAAAAGCCAACCGAGCAAGGTATATGTTACTAGGATAATCAAAGCTATTAATGGTTGGTTTTTGGATAAATAGCTTTGACCAGCACTCATTGGTACTGGCTGCCGTAGAATAACTAGGAGTCCAATCACTACTAAACTTGATAAAGCCAAGAGCCACAGTTCAATAGATCGACTGATGAATAGCTTTCGATGCATATGATTAGTGAATTCCCGATCACTAATAGCCACTGCTGAGCGAATTTCTTTCAAAGTTTTGACAGTTATAGTTTTGAGGACAGGCAGAGTTATCAGTATGTAAACGAATACTCCTGGCACAATGAACAATTTAAGTGTGTTTTCAAAGGTTAGTAAGCTGAAGTTATGATCTTGCAACGAATATTCCAGAAACTGCTCAAACAGAGCAACGGAAAATATAATAGCAATGGTAAGCGGATAGGGCAGTGGTAACCTCTGTAGTCCCGTGACTGTCCAGTTTGTCAAACGTTGGGCAGGGTCTTCTATTTGTTTATTTTTTTGGTTCATCTTGAATAGAGTGTTAGTATCATTAGATACAGAAAACTGGGTTAAGCTTAGAAGTCTTATTCGGTAAAAATTTTATTGAGACTTGTTATAGGTGATTTTTTAAGTTACCAGGTAGCTACTTAACGAGAAAATAAGAGCTTCAGCGTAGAAATAATTTTTATTATTCATGTAATAATGCTTATCCCTGTTTTCTGTTCCAATGATACTAATACCCCTTCAATTGCCGCATCGTTGTAGTGTTAATCTTCAACAGAAGGCATTGCAAGAGTGATAAGATGTCCAGCATGGGCTGAATCGTGGTTTTTGAGTTGTCGTTTGGGAAGACAATAACTCTACTACAACAGCCCCACCTCTTCATACTTCATACTCTTTTTTGGCAACGGTATTGCAATTATTAAATGTTTCCTTCCTCACAAATTCTTCATATTTCATTTCTAAACTCATAATGTAGTTAAAAATTTGGATGTGAAGTAAACATCCTATTACTTAAAAAGAGAGGAATATATACATGACAAGAAGAGTTGCAGGAACCGTTATTATTGACGGCACGGATGATGAAACTTGGCCCTTTAGCGATGAACACGGTCATCTAGAGCAGGGTGTTGATGTCATTCTTGATGAGGGACAGCCAGCAGGAATTATTCAAGTGCCTCATCTACGTTGGGGAGGTGAGTGCCGAGTTGAAGTCGAACTGCGCGCACAGGTAGTTCAGGGAAATGCAGTCCAAGTCACAGGAACAGCTAAACTGTTTGAAGGTACATCTGAGGACACAGACGACTTGGAAGACACACAGCAAGTGAACTTCACTGTTCCAAAGGGTGGCACACCTGCACGTCGTCAAATTAACTTGAGAAATAGTGGAATCGGTGGTGGTGATCATGCTGAGGTTTACATTACTCTGACCAACTCGATTTATGAAAGCCCCGATTGAAGACGTTGTTAGAAAGGTAACAAAACTAAACTGGTTTATGAACTCACTGTTCCTAATGGGGGTAATGTGAAGGTAGCTGTGACCAGGGGACAACTAAACCGTATAGTGTAGTTCGACTCCAAAAAAGTTCCGATTTTTGTTAAAGAGTCGGAACTTCACGCATTTTCGTGAGAATTTGATGCTCTTTAAGTCCAAAAGGTAGATAATTTCAACCAAAAATTTCCGACTCTATGTAAAAGCGGAACTTTAAGTACGATGGTTGCGAGCACCCACAAAGTAGTATAGCTGATTGCTATCTCAAGAAAGGCACCAAATCCTGAAACGCTTATTATGTATAGACTATAGAATAGTTTGCAATACTCTTGTCAGCTATATCCGCTCCTATTTATATAAACTAAACTGTTCAGTTTGCCCCTGGTCGCAGCTACCTTCACACTACCCCAATTGGACACAATGGGGTATATTTTGACCAGCGTTAAGTGTGGGCGGTGAAATTGGCCAAGGTAATCTCACTTTTTAATCAAGCAGGTGGTGTCGCTAAAACAACGACAACCCAAAATCTTGGCTACCACCTTTCCCTCCGCAGCCACAGGGTACTGGTGATAGACATCGATCCCCAAGCTTCCCTAACAACGTTCATGGGGTTAGAACCTGCTGATTTAGACAAAACTATTTACGATGCTTTAGTGTCAGAGTCCGACGAACCCATACCCATACATCGGGATTTACACAGCATGGACTTGGCTCCAGCTAACATTTTGCTAGCTAATGCCGAACAAGAACTGATATTTGCTGAACTGCGAGAATTTCGTCTTAAAGAGGTATTAGCACCTCTATTAGATAGCTACGATTTTATTGTGATTGACTGCCCTCCCAGCTTGGGCATCCTCAGTCAAATTAGCTTGGTGGCCTCTACCCATGTGCTGGTTCCCATCCAATGCCAGTTCAAAGCATTGAAGGGGACAGACTCGCTGTTGAAAACGGTAGCCAGAGTACAGCGCAAGCTCAATCGCTCCCTGAAAATAGCAGGGTTTTTCCCTACGATGTACTCTGCTAGCAATTCCCTAGACCAAAGAACCCTGGAATCAATTCGCGAGCAGCTATCGAGTTTGTCCACGATATTTCCGCCGCTACCTCGTGCTACTGCCCTGGCTGAAGCTGCTGAGTATGGTAAACCTTTGGCATTATGCCCTAATAAAAATCCTGCTCTTCTCCGCATTTTTGATGAGATAGCAGAAGCTATGGAGGTTTTGTAAATGAGTCCCAGACGAGCCGCCCAACCACCTGCTGATAGAAGCAAACTCAAGAACGTCGCCTTGTTCAAAGAAGATGATGAAAACTTAGCCTC
This window of the Tolypothrix sp. PCC 7910 genome carries:
- a CDS encoding ParA family protein — encoded protein: MAKVISLFNQAGGVAKTTTTQNLGYHLSLRSHRVLVIDIDPQASLTTFMGLEPADLDKTIYDALVSESDEPIPIHRDLHSMDLAPANILLANAEQELIFAELREFRLKEVLAPLLDSYDFIVIDCPPSLGILSQISLVASTHVLVPIQCQFKALKGTDSLLKTVARVQRKLNRSLKIAGFFPTMYSASNSLDQRTLESIREQLSSLSTIFPPLPRATALAEAAEYGKPLALCPNKNPALLRIFDEIAEAMEVL
- a CDS encoding Os1348 family NHLP clan protein, with the protein product MTTDTERERLVGKLLLDSQFRRRFVENPKEAANDLEIDLDDKEIAKFQDVDLEKRLDIVAQQLDQVISQRQIPHVNWRVDLPNRTSIALLKKI